One region of Flavobacterium sp. KACC 22763 genomic DNA includes:
- a CDS encoding lipocalin family protein — MKNRNFLFVLALSAGMFVTSCSNDDNEGETIVPIQGKYNLSQTGTIVNGQEVLVDAPQNQAGCNRDYLDLRLSNAAVIGDYDGSNCALTETTGTYVRSHNDLTITVGNVSSTSDIMNLTNKELKIKDKTTGVITVYTR, encoded by the coding sequence ATGAAAAATAGAAACTTTTTATTCGTATTAGCCTTAAGCGCGGGAATGTTCGTAACCTCTTGTAGTAACGACGATAATGAAGGAGAAACAATAGTTCCAATTCAAGGGAAATATAATCTAAGCCAGACAGGAACAATTGTTAATGGACAGGAAGTGTTAGTTGATGCTCCGCAGAATCAAGCAGGATGCAACAGAGATTATTTAGACTTAAGATTAAGTAATGCAGCAGTTATTGGTGATTATGATGGAAGTAATTGTGCTTTGACAGAAACTACGGGTACTTATGTAAGATCTCATAACGATTTGACTATTACTGTTGGAAATGTAAGTTCTACTAGCGATATCATGAATCTTACCAACAAAGAGCTAAAAATTAAAGACAAAACAACAGGTGTAATTACTGTTTATACTAGATAA
- a CDS encoding ATP-binding protein, whose translation MLRSPFFYLLIILFFFSCKEKTIAPAKVDLNREKAFKLRDLGITNLQNKNYNSAFFNFNKSKLDFEILKDSANIVYNLIQMASIQQINGDYYGSKETLTEALPYVKKKDIYTVSINNFFGIADKELALYDDAIYYYNEAIKDAENNVSKFSPLNNIAVIYIEQKKYEKAIQILESILNENQISKTSKARVLDNLGFTYFKIGNTDKGLALMQEGLKIRNEAQDLYGIIGSNLHLAQYYSKFNIQKSNAYATKAYEIATKLRSIDERLKALSFLISNDSEAQNAYAQKFIFLNDSIIKVRNNFKNKFARIKYDSKKEKEENQKLRLENVENEVALQKAENQKILFLSGFIILCIVLFFVKKNHQNKTRTIKLKTAYDTETRIAKDIHDELANDVFNTITFTQTQPLEIENTKETLIQKLDHIYARVRGISRENNTIDTKTNFASNLKEMLSTYNSDHTNVIINNIEKVNWHLVDEFKKVTIHRILQELMVNMKKHSQASIVVVKFESNGKTVFIDYTDNGKGADKNKIIKNGLQNMENRILAIKGTITFDTKPDKGFKVKITMSK comes from the coding sequence ATGTTACGATCCCCGTTTTTTTATCTGCTAATCATTCTCTTTTTCTTTTCTTGCAAAGAAAAAACAATTGCACCTGCTAAAGTAGACCTCAACCGTGAGAAAGCTTTTAAATTAAGAGATTTAGGCATTACTAATCTGCAAAACAAAAATTACAACAGTGCTTTTTTCAATTTTAATAAATCAAAATTAGATTTTGAAATTTTAAAAGACAGCGCCAATATCGTTTACAATTTAATTCAGATGGCTTCTATCCAACAGATAAATGGGGATTATTATGGAAGCAAAGAAACACTTACAGAAGCTCTTCCATATGTCAAAAAGAAAGATATTTATACGGTTTCCATAAATAATTTTTTCGGAATTGCAGACAAAGAACTCGCACTTTATGATGATGCTATTTATTATTACAACGAGGCAATAAAAGATGCTGAAAATAATGTTTCTAAATTTTCTCCTCTAAATAATATTGCTGTCATTTACATTGAACAGAAAAAGTATGAAAAAGCAATTCAGATTTTAGAATCGATTTTAAATGAAAACCAAATTTCAAAAACAAGTAAAGCACGTGTTTTAGACAATCTGGGTTTTACCTATTTTAAAATTGGCAATACAGATAAGGGACTCGCTTTAATGCAGGAAGGCCTTAAAATTAGAAATGAAGCTCAGGATTTATACGGCATTATCGGAAGCAATCTTCACCTCGCTCAATATTACTCAAAATTCAATATTCAGAAATCAAATGCATATGCCACAAAAGCATACGAAATTGCGACAAAACTGCGTAGTATCGACGAGCGCTTAAAAGCATTATCTTTTCTCATTTCAAACGATTCTGAAGCTCAAAATGCTTATGCTCAAAAATTTATTTTTTTAAACGACAGCATAATAAAAGTTCGAAACAATTTTAAAAACAAATTTGCCCGAATTAAATACGACTCAAAAAAAGAAAAGGAAGAAAACCAAAAACTTCGTTTAGAGAATGTAGAGAATGAAGTTGCTCTGCAAAAAGCCGAAAATCAAAAAATATTATTTCTTTCTGGATTCATTATTCTCTGTATTGTTTTATTTTTTGTAAAGAAAAATCATCAAAACAAAACTAGAACCATAAAACTAAAAACAGCTTATGATACTGAAACCCGAATTGCCAAAGACATTCACGACGAACTAGCCAATGATGTTTTTAACACCATTACTTTCACCCAGACACAACCATTAGAAATTGAAAATACGAAGGAAACTTTAATTCAAAAACTAGATCATATTTATGCGCGAGTACGTGGTATTTCGAGAGAGAATAATACTATCGACACCAAGACCAATTTTGCATCTAACTTAAAAGAAATGCTTTCTACTTACAATAGTGACCATACCAACGTTATTATTAACAATATCGAAAAAGTAAATTGGCATTTGGTTGATGAGTTTAAAAAAGTTACGATTCATAGAATTCTACAGGAATTGATGGTTAATATGAAAAAGCACAGTCAAGCATCAATAGTTGTAGTAAAATTTGAAAGCAACGGAAAAACAGTATTTATAGATTATACCGATAATGGCAAAGGAGCCGATAAAAATAAAATTATAAAAAATGGCTTGCAAAATATGGAAAACCGTATTTTGGCCATAAAAGGAACTATTACTTTTGACACTAAACCCGATAAAGGTTTTAAAGTAAAAATAACAATGTCTAAATAA
- a CDS encoding response regulator, producing MFKKVIIAEDFEEFNLAVQQTLNDFNIVNFQHAKYCDDAFLKIRKAIQDNEPYDLLISDLSFKKDHREVKIGSGDELIRKVRELQPEIKIIAYSIEDKSARIKSLFEDSEINAFVLKGRNSIEDLKKALTIISSSDQKFISQEVASALQEKGNYEIDDVDIKILKYLSDGTSQDEIIEIFKSNDIKPNSKSAMEKRLAKLKDFFKANNTIHLVSITKDMGII from the coding sequence ATGTTTAAAAAAGTAATAATAGCCGAGGATTTTGAAGAATTCAATTTAGCTGTACAACAAACTTTGAATGATTTCAACATTGTCAATTTTCAGCATGCGAAATATTGTGACGATGCCTTTCTTAAAATAAGAAAAGCGATTCAGGATAATGAGCCATACGATTTATTGATTAGCGATCTTTCGTTTAAAAAAGACCATCGTGAAGTAAAAATCGGCAGCGGTGATGAGCTGATTCGAAAAGTTCGTGAACTGCAGCCTGAGATTAAAATCATCGCCTACTCTATCGAAGATAAAAGTGCTCGTATAAAATCACTTTTTGAAGATTCAGAAATTAACGCTTTTGTTCTAAAAGGCAGAAATAGTATTGAGGATCTCAAAAAAGCATTGACCATAATTTCGTCTTCCGATCAAAAATTTATTTCGCAAGAAGTTGCTTCTGCGCTTCAGGAAAAAGGCAATTACGAAATAGACGATGTAGATATTAAAATCTTAAAATATTTATCTGACGGAACATCTCAAGATGAGATTATAGAAATATTTAAAAGCAATGATATAAAACCAAATAGCAAAAGTGCTATGGAAAAAAGATTAGCAAAGCTAAAAGACTTTTTTAAAGCTAATAATACCATTCATTTGGTTTCGATCACAAAAGATATGGGAATAATTTAA
- a CDS encoding type I restriction endonuclease, protein MEMNIQLKSLADKINQLKSKIETEESTKHAFVLPFIHALGYDAFNPLEVVPEFTADLGLKKGEKVDYAIFQNGEPIIIVECKSWKEKLTVHNSQLFRYFHVTKTRFALLTNGIQYQFFTDLDDQNKMDEKPFLEFDICNLKENTINEIAKFHKANFDVNNIVSNASSLKYIKEIKKLINAELESPSNDFTKLFASKIYAGRLTEKVVDEFKDLVQKSVSQFINDKINDRLNAALSKETIKQQDEEIISVEDDSKVVTTEEELDAYRIVVAILRRKLPVARIVSRDTQSYFGILLDDNNRKPLCRLHLNSGKKYISLFNNNKTEAKIAISSIDDIYQYEKELLETVALYETELNPV, encoded by the coding sequence ATGGAAATGAACATTCAACTAAAATCATTAGCTGATAAAATAAATCAGCTGAAAAGTAAAATTGAAACCGAAGAATCTACAAAACACGCTTTTGTACTGCCTTTTATACATGCTTTAGGATACGATGCTTTTAATCCGCTAGAAGTAGTTCCAGAATTTACAGCCGATCTTGGCTTAAAAAAAGGAGAGAAGGTAGATTATGCTATTTTTCAAAATGGAGAACCTATTATCATTGTAGAATGCAAAAGCTGGAAAGAAAAACTTACCGTTCATAATTCTCAGTTATTCCGTTATTTCCACGTGACCAAAACTCGATTTGCACTTTTAACAAACGGAATCCAGTATCAGTTTTTTACCGATTTGGACGACCAAAACAAAATGGACGAAAAGCCTTTTTTAGAATTTGATATCTGCAATTTAAAAGAAAATACTATAAACGAAATTGCAAAATTTCATAAAGCGAATTTTGATGTTAATAATATTGTAAGCAATGCAAGTTCATTAAAATACATTAAGGAAATTAAAAAGCTTATCAACGCTGAATTAGAAAGCCCTTCAAATGATTTTACAAAACTCTTCGCGAGCAAAATATATGCAGGAAGACTGACGGAAAAAGTTGTGGATGAATTTAAAGATTTAGTTCAAAAATCAGTTAGCCAATTTATTAATGACAAAATTAATGATCGTTTAAATGCGGCTTTAAGCAAAGAAACTATTAAACAGCAAGATGAAGAAATTATCTCGGTTGAAGATGACAGCAAAGTGGTTACAACCGAAGAAGAACTTGACGCTTATCGCATAGTAGTTGCCATTTTACGCCGAAAACTGCCAGTTGCTAGAATTGTATCTCGCGATACTCAATCCTATTTTGGAATACTGTTGGATGATAATAATCGAAAACCTCTTTGCAGACTTCACCTAAACAGCGGTAAAAAATACATAAGCCTTTTCAACAATAATAAAACGGAAGCTAAAATTGCAATTTCATCCATTGATGATATTTATCAATACGAAAAAGAATTACTAGAAACGGTGGCTCTTTACGAAACAGAATTAAATCCCGTATAA
- a CDS encoding DUF4359 domain-containing protein has product MKPKHYIIAGLCLILLVAALTNPGTEKHKEEVKLKMNAFLEKEMDKENTTQDDEMSNAGGMLGNALAQSMVNMLVDNIVSSSNYILFSTTDVTVDGKTKTIGFGILGNVFLSNKIDEAIKQ; this is encoded by the coding sequence ATGAAACCTAAACATTACATAATTGCCGGACTTTGCTTGATTTTATTGGTCGCTGCACTTACTAATCCTGGAACTGAAAAACATAAAGAAGAAGTAAAACTGAAAATGAATGCATTTTTAGAAAAAGAAATGGATAAAGAAAATACAACGCAGGACGATGAAATGTCAAATGCTGGAGGAATGCTAGGAAATGCTCTAGCACAATCGATGGTAAACATGCTCGTAGACAATATAGTTTCTTCATCAAATTACATTCTTTTTTCGACAACAGATGTTACTGTCGATGGAAAAACCAAAACTATTGGCTTTGGTATTTTGGGAAATGTCTTTTTATCTAACAAAATAGATGAAGCAATAAAACAATAA
- a CDS encoding GH1 family beta-glucosidase, with protein MNKIESSFLNKNQFGNDFLWGVSTAAFQIEGAHDADGKGSSIWDVFTSQKGKIKNGHHAITACDFYNCYQDDINLIKELNIPNFRFSISWPRIMPTGVHPVNQAGIDYYNKIIDSLLASGIEPWITLYHWDLPHELEIKGGWTNRESVSWFKEYVEVCVQYFGDRVKNWMVINEPSVFTGAGYFLGIHAPGKKGITNYLKAIHHVTLATSAGAKIIRERITDAHIGTTFSCTHIEPATESAKDVEAAKRVDTLLNRTFIEPILGLGYPQKDLPVLKKLNNYILEDDLNNLAFDFDFIGLQCYTREVVKHSILTPYIGAELISAEKRNVISTEMGWEVYPPAMYHILKKFNEYDGIKKIIITENGAAFPDTVQNGKVHDIKRTHFIQDNLEQILKAKQEGLNVEGYFVWSLTDNFEWAEGYNARFGLIHVDFETQKRTIKNSGLWFKDFLS; from the coding sequence ATGAATAAAATTGAAAGCTCTTTTTTGAACAAAAACCAATTTGGTAACGACTTCTTGTGGGGTGTTTCTACCGCCGCTTTCCAAATTGAAGGTGCACACGATGCCGATGGAAAAGGTTCTTCTATCTGGGATGTTTTTACTTCTCAAAAAGGAAAAATCAAAAACGGACATCATGCTATAACTGCTTGTGATTTCTACAATTGTTATCAGGACGACATTAATTTAATTAAGGAATTAAATATTCCGAATTTTAGGTTTTCTATCAGCTGGCCTAGAATTATGCCGACTGGAGTTCATCCCGTAAATCAGGCTGGAATCGATTATTATAATAAAATTATAGATTCGTTGCTGGCTTCGGGAATCGAACCTTGGATTACACTTTATCATTGGGATTTACCGCATGAACTGGAAATAAAAGGAGGTTGGACCAATCGCGAATCGGTTTCTTGGTTCAAAGAATATGTTGAAGTCTGCGTACAGTATTTTGGTGATCGTGTCAAAAACTGGATGGTCATTAACGAGCCTTCTGTATTTACTGGTGCTGGTTATTTTTTAGGTATCCACGCGCCTGGAAAAAAAGGCATTACCAATTATCTTAAAGCCATACATCATGTAACTCTGGCAACTTCTGCTGGAGCTAAAATAATTCGAGAAAGAATTACCGATGCACATATCGGAACTACTTTCTCCTGCACGCATATTGAACCTGCAACTGAAAGCGCAAAAGATGTTGAAGCCGCAAAACGTGTAGATACTTTATTGAATAGGACTTTTATTGAACCCATTTTAGGATTAGGTTATCCGCAGAAAGATCTTCCTGTACTTAAAAAATTGAATAATTATATTCTTGAAGACGATTTAAACAATCTAGCTTTCGATTTTGATTTCATCGGATTGCAGTGTTACACTCGAGAGGTTGTAAAACATTCTATTTTAACTCCATATATTGGCGCCGAATTGATAAGTGCTGAAAAGAGAAATGTAATCTCCACCGAAATGGGCTGGGAAGTTTATCCACCTGCTATGTATCATATTCTTAAAAAGTTTAACGAATATGACGGAATAAAAAAAATCATTATTACCGAAAACGGAGCTGCTTTTCCAGATACTGTCCAAAACGGAAAAGTTCATGATATAAAACGAACTCATTTTATTCAAGACAATCTGGAACAAATATTAAAGGCAAAACAAGAGGGCTTAAATGTTGAAGGCTATTTTGTATGGAGCCTTACTGATAATTTTGAATGGGCAGAAGGTTATAATGCCCGATTCGGATTAATTCACGTTGATTTTGAAACGCAAAAAAGGACTATAAAAAACTCTGGATTGTGGTTTAAGGATTTTTTATCCTAG
- a CDS encoding tetratricopeptide repeat-containing sensor histidine kinase, producing the protein MLRSPFFYCLILLVLFSCEEKKPIAPKTESIQKEARALRDKAIESYDKQNFNIAFYQFNKSKDLYNIVKDSGNISYVLIRIAEIHQRNGDYYGSKEILTEALQTIPHNEKDRNYPASINNYLGIADKELSLYDDAIYYYKLAANEYTDPLLKHAPLQNIAAVYIYQKKYDKAIPILDSLLQSLSRKDLKEKATPYDKSILLDNLGYAYFKNGIKDKGFHLMNEGLQIRIDSKDTYGSIESYLHLADYYSKKDITKSDENALAAYEIATKFNSVDERLEALQILISNDNSPNTAKYTQKYFTLNDSIIKVRNNFKNKSAKIKYDAKKEKDENEKLRLEKAENQLSLQRAKYLKIVSVIVFAFLVILIFILIRYYKNKNKAIEFKTSYNTETRIAKKIHDELANDVFQVIAFAESQPLSVENTKENLLQKLDDIYSRVRGISRENNSIDTGENFTHSIKEMLSAYNTRERNIMITNLENINWENIDDIKKITISRILQELMVNMKKHSEASIVVIRFDSDQKSISINYRDNGKGCEKSMVVKNGLQNMSNRVLAINGTFDIETEPDKGFKVKISMPEQTQIKVKEKFAY; encoded by the coding sequence ATGTTACGGTCCCCGTTTTTTTATTGTCTTATTTTGCTTGTCCTTTTTTCCTGCGAAGAAAAAAAGCCTATTGCTCCTAAAACAGAGTCTATACAAAAAGAGGCTCGGGCTTTGCGCGATAAAGCAATTGAAAGTTATGACAAACAAAACTTTAACATCGCTTTTTATCAGTTCAATAAATCAAAGGATCTTTATAATATTGTAAAAGACAGTGGCAATATCTCTTATGTACTTATCAGAATTGCAGAAATCCATCAGCGAAATGGCGATTATTATGGTAGCAAAGAAATTTTAACCGAAGCTTTGCAGACAATACCACATAATGAAAAAGATAGAAATTATCCTGCTAGTATAAATAATTATTTAGGCATCGCTGATAAAGAACTTTCTCTTTATGATGATGCCATTTATTATTATAAACTAGCAGCAAATGAGTATACTGATCCACTCTTAAAACATGCTCCTCTACAAAATATTGCCGCAGTTTATATTTATCAAAAAAAATATGATAAAGCAATCCCTATTTTAGATTCTCTTTTACAATCTCTTTCACGTAAAGATTTAAAAGAGAAAGCGACGCCATATGACAAGTCTATACTACTCGATAATTTGGGTTATGCCTACTTTAAAAACGGAATAAAAGATAAAGGATTTCATTTAATGAATGAAGGTCTACAAATTAGAATTGACTCTAAAGACACGTATGGAAGTATTGAAAGCTATTTACACCTTGCCGATTATTATTCAAAAAAAGACATAACGAAATCGGATGAAAATGCACTTGCTGCTTACGAAATAGCTACAAAATTTAATAGCGTCGATGAAAGATTAGAAGCTCTTCAAATACTAATCTCAAATGATAACAGTCCTAATACTGCAAAATACACCCAAAAGTACTTTACATTAAATGACAGCATTATTAAAGTTCGAAATAATTTTAAAAATAAGTCTGCCAAAATTAAGTACGATGCCAAAAAGGAAAAAGACGAAAACGAAAAACTTCGTTTAGAAAAGGCCGAGAATCAATTATCACTTCAAAGAGCCAAATACCTAAAAATTGTATCGGTAATTGTTTTTGCTTTTTTAGTTATTCTAATATTCATTCTAATACGCTATTATAAAAATAAAAACAAGGCTATCGAATTTAAAACTTCGTACAACACCGAAACCCGTATTGCTAAAAAAATCCACGATGAACTAGCGAACGATGTTTTTCAAGTTATTGCTTTTGCTGAATCTCAGCCGTTATCTGTAGAAAACACCAAAGAGAATCTACTGCAAAAACTGGATGATATCTACAGCCGTGTACGAGGGATTTCAAGAGAAAACAATAGTATCGATACTGGCGAAAATTTTACCCACAGCATAAAAGAAATGCTCTCTGCCTATAATACACGAGAGAGAAATATTATGATTACCAATTTAGAAAACATAAATTGGGAAAATATTGATGATATTAAAAAAATCACCATCAGCCGAATTTTACAGGAATTAATGGTAAATATGAAAAAACACAGCGAAGCAAGTATAGTTGTAATACGATTTGATAGTGACCAAAAATCAATTTCGATAAATTATAGGGATAATGGTAAAGGTTGCGAAAAAAGTATGGTTGTGAAAAATGGCCTTCAAAACATGTCAAACCGTGTTCTTGCCATTAATGGCACATTTGATATTGAAACAGAACCAGACAAAGGATTTAAAGTAAAAATATCGATGCCAGAGCAAACACAGATTAAGGTGAAAGAAAAATTCGCATATTAA
- a CDS encoding tetratricopeptide repeat-containing sensor histidine kinase yields the protein MLRSPLFYFIPLIFLFSCKEESFTHPDAELIRKQALSLRDTADINYVKENFNNAFYEFNKSKALFETLKDSTNISYVLIQMAIIQQINGDYYGSKETVTEALPYARKNKNHRSCINNALGIADKELSLYQDAIFYYEESAKDSDSFQEKLPSLSNIAVVYILQKKYDKAITLLESILRQRLLNEKSNARTKGRIQDNLGYAYFKKGAEDKGFHLMDEALQIKMETKDTYSSIESYLHLADYYSKKNLQKSDENALTAYNISTKLNSIDERLEALQILISNDNTPNTAKYTQKYFTLNDSIIKVRNNFKNKSAKIKYDAKKEKDENEKLRLEKAENQLSLQRAKYLKIVSVIVFAFLVILIFILIRYYKNKNKAIEFKTSYNTETRIAKKIHDELANDVFQVIAFAESQPLSVENTKENLLQKLDDIYSRVRGISRENNSIDTGENFTHSIKEMLSAYNTRERNIMITNLENINWENIDDIKKITISRVLQELMVNMKKHSEASIVVIRFDSDQKSILINYRDNGKGCEKSMVVKNGLQNMSNRVLAINGTFDIETEPDKGFKVKISMPEQTQIKVKEKFAY from the coding sequence ATGTTACGGTCCCCGCTTTTTTATTTTATTCCACTTATTTTTCTTTTTTCTTGTAAAGAAGAAAGCTTCACTCATCCTGATGCAGAATTGATTCGAAAACAAGCACTTAGTTTACGAGATACTGCAGATATAAATTATGTAAAAGAAAACTTTAATAACGCTTTTTATGAATTTAACAAATCAAAAGCTCTTTTTGAAACTTTAAAAGATAGCACCAATATTTCTTATGTCCTTATCCAAATGGCAATCATTCAGCAGATCAATGGAGATTATTATGGCAGTAAAGAAACCGTAACTGAAGCTTTGCCTTATGCTAGAAAAAACAAAAATCATAGAAGTTGCATAAATAACGCATTAGGGATTGCTGATAAAGAACTTTCTCTTTACCAAGATGCTATATTTTATTATGAGGAGTCGGCTAAAGATTCCGATAGTTTTCAGGAGAAGCTGCCTTCTTTAAGTAATATTGCAGTTGTCTATATTCTTCAAAAGAAATATGATAAAGCAATTACACTTTTAGAATCAATTTTAAGACAAAGATTACTAAACGAAAAATCTAACGCTCGTACCAAAGGAAGAATACAAGATAATTTAGGTTATGCTTATTTTAAAAAGGGAGCGGAAGATAAAGGATTTCATTTAATGGATGAAGCACTCCAGATCAAAATGGAAACTAAGGATACCTATAGCAGTATCGAAAGTTATCTACATCTTGCAGACTATTATTCTAAAAAGAATCTTCAAAAATCAGACGAAAACGCTCTTACAGCGTATAACATTTCTACAAAACTAAATAGTATTGATGAAAGATTAGAAGCCTTGCAAATATTAATCTCAAATGATAACACTCCTAATACCGCAAAATACACCCAAAAGTACTTTACATTAAATGACAGCATTATTAAAGTTCGAAATAATTTTAAAAATAAGTCTGCCAAAATTAAGTACGATGCCAAAAAGGAAAAAGACGAAAACGAAAAACTTCGTTTAGAAAAGGCCGAGAATCAATTATCACTTCAAAGAGCCAAATACCTAAAAATTGTATCGGTAATTGTTTTTGCTTTTTTAGTTATTCTAATATTCATTCTAATACGCTATTATAAAAATAAAAACAAGGCTATCGAATTTAAAACTTCTTACAACACCGAAACTCGAATTGCTAAAAAAATCCACGATGAACTAGCGAACGATGTTTTTCAAGTAATTGCTTTTGCTGAATCTCAGCCGTTATCTGTAGAAAACACCAAAGAGAATCTGCTGCAAAAACTGGATGATATCTACAGCCGTGTACGTGGAATTTCTAGAGAAAACAATAGTATTGATACTGGCGAAAATTTTACCCACAGCATAAAAGAAATGCTCTCTGCCTATAATACACGAGAGAGAAATATTATGATTACCAATTTAGAAAACATAAATTGGGAAAATATTGACGACATAAAAAAAATCACCATCAGCCGAGTTTTACAGGAATTAATGGTGAATATGAAAAAACACAGCGAAGCAAGTATTGTTGTAATACGATTTGATAGTGACCAAAAATCAATTTTGATAAATTATAGGGATAATGGTAAAGGCTGCGAAAAAAGTATGGTTGTGAAAAATGGCCTTCAAAACATGTCAAACCGTGTTCTTGCCATTAATGGCACATTTGATATTGAAACAGAACCAGACAAAGGATTTAAAGTAAAAATATCTATGCCTGAACAAACGCAAATTAAGGTGAAAGAAAAATTCGCGTATTAA
- a CDS encoding 5' nucleotidase, NT5C type, giving the protein MRKKTIAVDMDGVLADIESQLIEEYNKEYGMNLSKEGIQGLSEEEAFKERALLHGILNKGNFFRNLPVMPDAVESLQELQKNFEIFIVSAATEFPISLAEKVAWLAEHFPFIKWENIVLCGSKRIINTDYLIDDHCKNLDHCMGKPIMFTAFHNINKTHHLRVNNWKEAVAVLNETL; this is encoded by the coding sequence ATGAGAAAGAAAACCATTGCAGTCGATATGGACGGGGTGCTAGCCGATATAGAATCCCAATTGATCGAAGAATATAATAAAGAATACGGAATGAACCTTTCGAAAGAAGGAATTCAGGGACTAAGTGAAGAAGAAGCTTTTAAAGAGAGAGCACTTTTGCACGGAATTTTAAATAAAGGAAATTTTTTTAGAAACCTGCCCGTAATGCCAGATGCAGTTGAGAGTTTGCAAGAACTTCAAAAGAATTTTGAAATTTTTATTGTCTCGGCAGCAACAGAATTTCCAATCTCTCTTGCCGAAAAAGTAGCTTGGCTTGCAGAGCATTTTCCTTTTATAAAATGGGAAAATATAGTTTTGTGCGGCAGCAAAAGAATTATCAATACCGATTATCTGATTGACGATCATTGTAAAAATCTAGACCATTGCATGGGCAAACCTATTATGTTTACGGCCTTTCATAATATAAACAAAACACACCATTTACGAGTAAATAACTGGAAAGAAGCGGTGGCTGTTTTAAACGAAACATTATAA
- a CDS encoding DeoR/GlpR family DNA-binding transcription regulator gives MKKEERQKAILEYLSKEHRVSSIELSEYLSVSEDTIRRDLKELSDQGLLKAVRGGAVAPSPIPLHYRKREKHDIENKKIIAQKAISYLKDGQVVFIDGGTTSLALVASFPYDLKLTVITNSFPIASLVEDLPNIDLIFAGGKMCKTSFATSSIETIDFFRNFRADIFILGICSIHHERGITGILYDDSVLKKNMIKNSNFVIALSSIEKVETAESYFVCPIKDIDVLVTNVSPDEEILKPYKNTGLTIL, from the coding sequence ATGAAGAAGGAAGAACGTCAAAAAGCAATTTTAGAGTATTTATCTAAAGAACACCGTGTTAGCTCTATCGAATTAAGTGAATATTTGAGCGTTTCAGAAGATACAATCCGACGTGATTTAAAAGAGCTTTCAGATCAAGGACTTTTAAAAGCAGTTCGTGGCGGTGCAGTTGCTCCTTCTCCAATTCCGCTTCATTATAGAAAAAGAGAGAAGCACGATATCGAAAACAAAAAGATTATTGCCCAGAAAGCCATTTCGTATTTGAAAGACGGACAAGTCGTTTTTATTGATGGCGGAACAACTTCATTGGCTTTGGTTGCCAGTTTTCCTTACGATTTAAAATTGACGGTTATTACCAATAGTTTTCCCATAGCTTCGTTGGTTGAAGATTTACCCAATATTGATCTAATTTTTGCTGGCGGAAAAATGTGCAAGACTTCTTTTGCGACATCGAGTATTGAAACGATTGATTTCTTTAGGAATTTTAGAGCAGACATCTTCATTCTGGGAATCTGCAGTATTCATCATGAACGCGGTATTACAGGAATTCTATACGACGATTCTGTGCTAAAAAAGAATATGATTAAGAACTCTAATTTTGTGATCGCCTTAAGTTCTATTGAAAAAGTTGAAACTGCCGAATCTTATTTTGTTTGTCCAATAAAAGACATCGATGTTTTGGTAACCAATGTTTCTCCAGATGAGGAAATTTTAAAGCCGTACAAAAATACTGGTTTGACTATTCTTTAA